In the genome of Rhodamnia argentea isolate NSW1041297 chromosome 3, ASM2092103v1, whole genome shotgun sequence, one region contains:
- the LOC115757344 gene encoding protease Do-like 5, chloroplastic isoform X2, which yields MRMVLGSGARIVPFLSDISAITSSSSSSSSSSTTIPCLTRRRATIICPLVGVGVSSLLSLCSSDLQYSSCRPALAEQKPEYELQQEEDRVVHIFQETSPSVVFIEDLEIAKSSEGSSSEAMPIEDKDAKLEGTGSGFIWDKFGHIVTNYHVIAKLATDQSGLQRCKVLLVDAAGNSFVREGKIVGFDPANDLAVLKVVSGLGREIPSPNGRAIRGAIQTDAAINSGNSGGPLIDSYGHVIGVNTATFTRKGTGLSSGINFAIPVETVVRTVPYLIVYGTPYSNRF from the exons ATGAGAATGGTGTTGGGCTCTGGGGCTCGGATTGTTCCATTTCTCTCGGACATTTCTGCtatcacctcctcctcctcctcttcctcttcttcttcaactacGATTCCATGTCTGACAAGACGGAGAGCGACCATAATCTGTCCTCTAGTTGGAGTTGGAGTGTCCTCTTTGCTAAGTCTTTGCAGCTCCGATCTCCAATATTCTTCGTGCCGTCCGGCATTGGCCGAGCAGAAGCCGGAGTACGAGCTTCAGCAAGAAGAGGACCGCGTCGTCCACATCTTTCAG GAAACTTCGCCATCCGTCGTTTTCATTGAGGACTTGGAGATAGCTAAAAGCTCCGAGGGCTCTTCGAGCGAAGCCATGCCTATTGAGGATAAAGATGCTAAACTAGAGGGCACAGGTTCTGGCTTCATTTGGGATAAGTTTGGTCACATT GTTACTAATTACCATGTCATCGCCAAGTTGGCCACAGATCAAAGTGGGTTGCAGCGTTGTAAG GTGTTACTAGTAGATGCAGCAGGCAATAGCTTTGTCCGAGAAGGCAAAATTGTTGGCTTTGATCCCGCAAATGATCTGGCTGTCTTGAAG GTGGTTAGTGGATTGGGGAGGGAGATCCCCTCACCAAATGGAAGGGCTATTAGAGGAGCTATACAGACTGATGCGGCAATTAATTCTG GGAATTCCGGAGGGCCATTGATAGATTCTTATGGCCATGTGATAGGAGTCAACACAGCAACTTTTACTCGCAAAG GGACAGGGTTGTCCTCCGGCATTAACTTTGCAATTCCAGTGGAGACCGTGGTCCGAACAGTTCCTTACTTGATAGTTTATGGAACCCCATATAGTAACAGATTCTGA
- the LOC115757344 gene encoding protease Do-like 5, chloroplastic isoform X1: MRMVLGSGARIVPFLSDISAITSSSSSSSSSSTTIPCLTRRRATIICPLVGVGVSSLLSLCSSDLQYSSCRPALAEQKPEYELQQEEDRVVHIFQETSPSVVFIEDLEIAKSSEGSSSEAMPIEDKDAKLEGTGSGFIWDKFGHIVTNYHVIAKLATDQSGLQRCKVLLVDAAGNSFVREGKIVGFDPANDLAVLKVDIDGHQLKPVVLGTSRDLRVGQSCFAIGNPYGYENTLTTGVVSGLGREIPSPNGRAIRGAIQTDAAINSGNSGGPLIDSYGHVIGVNTATFTRKGTGLSSGINFAIPVETVVRTVPYLIVYGTPYSNRF, encoded by the exons ATGAGAATGGTGTTGGGCTCTGGGGCTCGGATTGTTCCATTTCTCTCGGACATTTCTGCtatcacctcctcctcctcctcttcctcttcttcttcaactacGATTCCATGTCTGACAAGACGGAGAGCGACCATAATCTGTCCTCTAGTTGGAGTTGGAGTGTCCTCTTTGCTAAGTCTTTGCAGCTCCGATCTCCAATATTCTTCGTGCCGTCCGGCATTGGCCGAGCAGAAGCCGGAGTACGAGCTTCAGCAAGAAGAGGACCGCGTCGTCCACATCTTTCAG GAAACTTCGCCATCCGTCGTTTTCATTGAGGACTTGGAGATAGCTAAAAGCTCCGAGGGCTCTTCGAGCGAAGCCATGCCTATTGAGGATAAAGATGCTAAACTAGAGGGCACAGGTTCTGGCTTCATTTGGGATAAGTTTGGTCACATT GTTACTAATTACCATGTCATCGCCAAGTTGGCCACAGATCAAAGTGGGTTGCAGCGTTGTAAG GTGTTACTAGTAGATGCAGCAGGCAATAGCTTTGTCCGAGAAGGCAAAATTGTTGGCTTTGATCCCGCAAATGATCTGGCTGTCTTGAAG GTTGACATCGATGGACATCAATTAAAACCTGTTGTTCTTGGGACTTCCCGTGATCTTCGCGTAGGTCAGAGCTGTTTTGCAATTGGGAATCCATATGGATATGAAAACACGCTCACAACTGGG GTGGTTAGTGGATTGGGGAGGGAGATCCCCTCACCAAATGGAAGGGCTATTAGAGGAGCTATACAGACTGATGCGGCAATTAATTCTG GGAATTCCGGAGGGCCATTGATAGATTCTTATGGCCATGTGATAGGAGTCAACACAGCAACTTTTACTCGCAAAG GGACAGGGTTGTCCTCCGGCATTAACTTTGCAATTCCAGTGGAGACCGTGGTCCGAACAGTTCCTTACTTGATAGTTTATGGAACCCCATATAGTAACAGATTCTGA